One Castanea sativa cultivar Marrone di Chiusa Pesio chromosome 4, ASM4071231v1 DNA window includes the following coding sequences:
- the LOC142630879 gene encoding acetolactate synthase 3, chloroplastic gives MAAAATTSTTATTKFPNCSSLSSKSLISGFTLPFSHIPHKPIRTLHISNSLPRPKSTATTSAPTTPQIPKLPSKQRQQEPFVSRFAPDEPRKGADVLVEALERQGVRDVFAYPGGASLEIHQALTRSSSIRNVLPRHEQGGVFAAEGYARSSGLPGVCIATSGPGATNLVSGLADALLDSVPVVAITGQVPRRMIGTDAFQETPIVEVTRSITKHNYLVLDVEDIPRIVEEAFFLATSGRPGPVLIDVPKDIQQQLVVPNWDQPIGLAGYNSRLPKPPSQTQLEQIVRLISESKKPVLYVGGGCLNSSPELTRFVELTGIPVASTLMGLGAFPLSDDLSLQMLGMHGTVCANYAVDKSDLLLAFGVRFDDRVTGKIEAFASRAKIVHIDIDSAEIGKNKQPHVSVCADVKLALEGMNELLEVKSNKVKIDFSAWRDELKAVKEKNPLGFKTFGELIPPQYAIQVLDELTDGNAIISTGVGQHQMWAAQFYKYKRPRQWLTSGGLGAMGFGLPAAVGAAVANPDAVVVDIDGDGSFMMNVQELATIRVENLPVKIMLLNNQHLGMVVQWEDRFYKANRAHTYLGDPSRESEIYPNMLKFAEACDIPAARVTRKEDVRGAIQKMLDTPGPYLLDVIVPHQEHVLPMIPSGGAFKDMITEGDGRTAY, from the coding sequence ATGGCGGCTGCcgccaccacctccaccaccgccaccaccaaATTCCCCAATTgttcttctttatcatcaaagTCTCTCATTTCCGGATTCACTCTCCCCTTTTCCCACATTCCCCACAAACCCATTCGGACTCTCCACATCTCTAACTCCCTCCCTCGCCCAAAATCAACCGCCACAACCTCAGCCCCCACAACTCCTCAAATACCCAAACTACCCTCCAAGCAGCGGCAACAAGAGCCCTTCGTTTCCAGATTTGCCCCCGACGAGCCACGCAAGGGCGCCGACGTCCTCGTCGAGGCACTCGAGCGCCAAGGCGTGAGGGACGTGTTCGCCTACCCCGGCGGCGCGTCGTTGGAGATTCACCAGGCCCTCACGCGCTCCAGCTCGATCCGCAACGTCCTCCCTCGCCACGAGCAAGGCGGCGTCTTCGCCGCCGAGGGCTACGCGCGCTCCTCCGGCCTCCCCGGCGTCTGCATAGCCACCTCCGGCCCCGGCGCCACCAACCTCGTCAGCGGTCTCGCCGACGCGCTCCTCGACAGCGTCCCCGTCGTCGCTATCACCGGCCAGGTCCCACGCCGCATGATCGGCACCGACGCGTTTCAAGAAACGCCGATCGTGGAGGTCACGCGCTCCATCACCAAGCACAATTACCTCGTGCTCGACGTGGAGGACATTCCTCGGATCGTCGAAGAAGCCTTCTTCTTGGCCACTTCGGGTCGACCCGGCCCGGTTCTTATTGACGTCCCAAAAGACATTCAGCAACAGCTTGTGGTGCCCAATTGGGACCAACCCATTGGATTAGCAGGCTATAATTCTCGGTTACCAAAGCCTCCGAGCCAAACCCAGTTGGAACAGATCGTTAGGTTGATCTCCGAGTCGAAAAAACCGGTCTTGTATGTCGGTGGTGGGTGTTTGAATTCGAGCCCCGAGTTAACCCGGTTTGTTGAGTTGACTGGGATCCCAGTTGCGAGTACTTTGATGGGTCTCGGCGCGTTTCCTTTATCAGACGACTTGTCGCTTCAAATGCTTGGAATGCACGGTACTGTTTGTGCGAATTATGCAGTTGATAAGTCTGATTTGTTGCTTGCATTTGGGGTCAGGTTTGATGACCGTGTTACTGGAAAGATTGAGGCTTTCGCGAGTCGGGCGAAGATTGTTCATATTGATATTGATTCGGCTGAGATTGGGAAGAATAAGCAGCCTCATGTTTCGGTGTGTGCTGATGTGAAATTGGCATTGGAGGGGATGAATGAGTTGTTAGAAGTGAAATCTAATAAGGTTAAGATTGATTTCTCGGCTTGGAGGGATGAGTTGAAGGCAGTGAAGGAGAAGAACCCTTTGGGTTTCAAGACTTTTGGCGAGTTGATTCCGCCACAGTATGCCATTCAAGTGCTCGACGAATTGACTGATGGAAATGCGATTATAAGTACTGGTGTTGGGCAGCATCAAATGTGGGCTGCTCAGTTTTATAAGTACAAGAGGCCGCGCCAATGGTTGACGTCAGGGGGTTTAGGCGCGATGGGGTTTGGATTGCCTGCTGCTGTTGGAGCTGCCGTGGCGAATCCTGATGCAGTTGTTGTGGACATTGATGGTGATGGGAGTTTTATGATGAATGTGCAGGAGTTGGCGACGATTCGGGTGGAGAATCTTCCTGTGAAGATCATGTTGTTGAATAATCAGCATTTGGGTATGGTGGTGCAGTGGGAGGATAGGTTTTATAAGGCTAATAGGGCTCATACTTATCTTGGTGACCCTTCTAGAGAGAGTGAGATTTACCCTAATATGTTGAAGTTTGCTGAGGCTTGTGATATACCTGCAGCTCGTGTGACAAGGAAGGAAGATGTAAGAGGTGCAATTCAGAAGATGTTGGATACTCCTGGCCCGTACTTGTTAGATGTGATTGTACCACATCAAGAACATGTGCTTCCTATGATTCCAAGTGGTGGGGCATTCAAAGACATGATCACCGAAGGTGATGGAAGAACTGCTTACTGA
- the LOC142631547 gene encoding protein transport protein Sec61 subunit gamma, protein MDAIDSVVDPLREFAKDSVRLVKRCHKPDRKEFTKVAFRTAIGFVVMGFVGFFVKLIFIPINNIIVGSA, encoded by the exons ATGGACGCCATTGACTCAGTCGTCGATCCTCTCAGAGAGTTCGCCAAGGATAGCGTCCGCCTTGTCAAGCGCTGCCACAAGCCCGATCGCaaag AATTCACGAAAGTGGCGTTCCGTACAGCGATCGGATTCGTGGTGATGGGATTCGTCGGCTTCTTCGTGAAGCTGATCTTTATTCCGATCAACAACATTATCGTCGGTTCCGCATAG